A single region of the Vicia villosa cultivar HV-30 ecotype Madison, WI linkage group LG4, Vvil1.0, whole genome shotgun sequence genome encodes:
- the LOC131595576 gene encoding NAD(P)H-dependent 6'-deoxychalcone synthase-like encodes MSSSKIPHLVLKSSSNQRNIPFIGFGTAAVTNNDGELTKTAVIEAIKSGYRHFDTASIYGSEQALGEAIQEALQLGLIQSRDELFITSKLWLTDNFPNLVLPALRKSLQTLKLEYLDLYLIHWPVSVKPGNWELPYGEELITTLDLKGVWIAMEECQKLGLTKSIGVSNFSCKKLDDLLSFATIPPSVNQVEMNPVWHQKKLKEYCEAKGIIITAFSPLGAKGASWGSNEVMDSEILKEIAEKHGKTVAQVCLRWLYEQGVSMAVKSYNKDRMKQNLEIFDWSLTRDDHEKIDKIKQIRVNNGPFSFIPNIWDGET; translated from the exons ATGTCTTCTTCCAAAATCCCTCACCTTGTGTTGAAATCATCCTCCAACCAACGCAATATACCATTCATAGGATTTGGTACTGCAGCTGTAACCAATAACGATGGAGAACTCACAAAAACAGCTGTAATCGAAGCTATCAAATCGGGTTACAGACACTTTGACACAGCGTCAATCTATGGTTCTGAACAGGCTTTAGGAGAAGCCATACAAGAAGCACTTCAACTTGGTCTTATTCAATCCAGAGATGAACTCTTCATCACCTCCAAACTCTGGTTGACAGATAATTTTCCCAATCTTGTTCTTCCGGCCCTTCGGAAATCACTTCA GACGCTGAAATTAGAATATTTGGATCTTTATTTGATCCATTGGCCAGTGAGTGTGAAACCTGGAAATTGGGAATTGCCATATGGTGAAGAGTTAATAACCACACTTGACTTAAAAGGGGTGTGGATAGCAATGGAAGAATGCCAGAAACTAGGCCTAACGAAATCTATAGGAGTCAGCAACTTCTCTTGCAAGAAACTTGATGATCTACTCTCTTTTGCTACCATTCCGCCTTCCGTCAATCAA GTGGAGATGAATCCTGTTTGGCATCAGAAGAAGCTAAAAGAATACTGTGAAGCAAAGGGTATAATTATAACTGCATTCTCTCCTTTAGGAGCCAAAGGGGCCAGTTGGGGCTCTAATGAAGTTATGGACAGTGAAATACTCAAGGAAATTGCTGAAAAACATGGAAAAACTGTTGCTCAGGTATGTCTTAGATGGTTGTATGAGCAAGGGGTGAGTATGGCTGTGAAGAGCTATAACAAGGATAGAATGAAGCAAAACTTGGAGATATTTGATTGGTCACTTACAAGAGATGACCATGAAAAGATTGATAAAATCAAACAGATTCGTGTTAACAATGGGCCATTTTCTTTCATTCCTAACATTTGGGATGGAGAAACGTAA